One part of the Nocardioides zeae genome encodes these proteins:
- a CDS encoding HtaA domain-containing protein encodes MSTLTRTGARRGARASAALTVAALVTAPLALATAPAQAADETAVPLSLQWEISERFDSHLSTHVLGDGATEDASTGVITFPGGVGTYDPTTNEASVAYEGSVAGSFAFGGTTYYTVTLADPVVTVDADGAGEISAVVSAWNTSTGPSSPEASTDPTRVVVTTFDAGDGWVDGEGVGTLAATPDWAGVLPAGSAEATALGIPSGQPVDGQSFSADFLGALTPGVRAHFYASGAGSDSQKDPSPFVAEAAPVAPPTVSYTTVGANPTEGLTLSVKGQGFRAVTKPGDNGVYVGLAEAGGLPPVDDREGQDAFAAVDWITPSRISEGAFSSVLNAPTDELDPAKQYAIYTWQAHTHSNESQDTETAVEIDWSQLEAPTPATLTFAGAVAQRYATTNWVGVSVDGVEDGAGTVTLTGVGATQTATIEFGRAAFRVPASLKPGSYTARFSLATEGADPVVLTKAFTVYKGQPVLGHSLSTTPSPSRTGNLLVGVSHAGNGAGQVARPAGQAVVRLFTSAGRGVWYSGVKVLSNGTVRLQLPKLAKGSYRLDISYGGSSLTLGASQQRTFTVR; translated from the coding sequence ATGTCCACCCTGACCCGAACGGGCGCCCGCCGCGGCGCCCGCGCGAGCGCGGCGCTGACGGTCGCCGCACTCGTGACCGCCCCGCTGGCCCTGGCCACCGCACCGGCCCAGGCGGCCGACGAGACCGCCGTGCCGCTCTCCCTGCAGTGGGAGATCTCCGAGCGCTTCGACAGCCACCTGTCCACCCACGTGCTGGGCGACGGCGCCACCGAGGACGCGTCGACGGGCGTCATCACCTTCCCCGGCGGCGTCGGCACCTACGACCCGACCACGAACGAGGCGTCGGTGGCCTACGAGGGTTCCGTCGCGGGGTCGTTCGCCTTCGGTGGCACGACCTACTACACCGTCACCCTGGCCGACCCGGTCGTCACGGTCGACGCCGACGGCGCGGGCGAGATCAGCGCGGTGGTCTCCGCGTGGAACACCAGCACCGGCCCCAGCAGCCCCGAGGCCAGCACCGACCCGACCCGGGTCGTCGTCACCACGTTCGACGCCGGCGACGGCTGGGTGGACGGCGAGGGTGTCGGCACGCTCGCGGCCACGCCCGACTGGGCCGGCGTCCTGCCGGCGGGATCCGCGGAGGCCACCGCGCTCGGGATCCCCTCGGGCCAGCCGGTGGACGGCCAGTCCTTCAGCGCGGACTTCCTCGGTGCGCTGACCCCGGGCGTCCGCGCCCACTTCTACGCGTCGGGTGCGGGCAGCGACAGCCAGAAGGACCCCTCGCCGTTCGTCGCGGAGGCGGCTCCGGTCGCCCCGCCGACGGTGAGCTACACGACCGTGGGTGCGAACCCGACCGAGGGCCTCACGCTCTCCGTCAAGGGCCAGGGCTTCCGCGCCGTCACGAAGCCGGGTGACAACGGGGTCTACGTCGGTCTCGCCGAGGCCGGCGGGCTGCCGCCGGTGGACGACCGCGAGGGCCAGGACGCCTTCGCCGCCGTCGACTGGATCACCCCCAGCCGCATCTCGGAGGGGGCGTTCTCGTCGGTGCTGAACGCGCCGACCGACGAGCTCGACCCGGCGAAGCAGTACGCGATCTACACGTGGCAGGCCCACACGCACTCGAACGAGAGCCAGGACACCGAGACCGCGGTCGAGATCGACTGGTCGCAGCTCGAGGCGCCGACGCCCGCGACCCTGACCTTCGCCGGCGCGGTCGCCCAGCGCTACGCCACCACCAACTGGGTCGGCGTGTCGGTCGACGGTGTCGAGGACGGCGCGGGCACGGTCACGCTCACCGGCGTGGGTGCCACCCAGACGGCGACCATCGAGTTCGGCCGGGCCGCGTTCCGCGTGCCCGCCAGCCTCAAGCCGGGCTCCTACACGGCGCGGTTCTCGCTGGCCACCGAGGGTGCCGACCCGGTCGTCCTGACGAAGGCCTTCACCGTCTACAAGGGCCAGCCGGTCCTCGGTCACTCGCTGAGCACCACCCCGTCCCCGTCGCGCACCGGCAACCTGCTCGTCGGCGTGTCCCACGCGGGCAACGGCGCGGGCCAGGTCGCCCGCCCGGCGGGCCAGGCCGTCGTGCGGCTCTTCACGTCCGCCGGCCGCGGCGTCTGGTACTCCGGCGTCAAGGTGCTGTCCAACGGCACCGTGCGGCTGCAGCTGCCCAAGCTGGCGAAGGGCAGCTACCGCCTCGACATCTCCTACGGCGGCAGCAGCCTGACCCTCGGCGCCTCCCAGCAGCGCACCTTCACGGTGCGCTGA
- a CDS encoding purine-nucleoside phosphorylase has product MNAAQHAAPTSTAAEDAQAAATRLAELTGVEQHDVAVVLGSGWLPAVDMLGETVAEIATTDLPGFSAAAVAGHAGKIRSVRAGDRRVLVFLSRTHFYEGKGVRAVVHGVRTAAAAGCRTIVLTNGCGGLKETWSPGTPVLISDHINLTARSPIEGAEFVDLTDLYSSRLRALCREVEPDLDEGVYVQFPGPHYETPAEIGMVRAIGGHLVGMSTTLEAIAARQAGLEVLGISLVTNLAAGISGEPLDHAEVLEAGRSAATRMGSLLGAVVPRL; this is encoded by the coding sequence GCACGCCGCCCCCACCTCCACCGCCGCCGAGGACGCCCAGGCCGCCGCCACGCGCCTCGCCGAGCTGACGGGTGTCGAGCAGCACGACGTCGCCGTCGTGCTGGGATCGGGGTGGCTCCCCGCCGTCGACATGCTCGGCGAGACCGTCGCGGAGATCGCGACCACCGACCTCCCCGGCTTCAGCGCCGCCGCGGTCGCAGGCCACGCGGGCAAGATCCGCTCGGTGCGCGCCGGCGACCGGCGGGTGCTCGTCTTCCTCAGCCGCACCCACTTCTACGAGGGCAAGGGCGTGCGCGCGGTCGTCCACGGCGTGCGCACCGCCGCGGCCGCGGGCTGCCGCACCATCGTCCTCACCAACGGGTGCGGCGGTCTCAAGGAGACCTGGTCGCCCGGCACCCCCGTGCTCATCAGCGACCACATCAACCTGACGGCCCGCTCCCCCATCGAGGGCGCGGAGTTCGTCGACCTCACCGACCTCTACTCGTCGCGCCTGCGCGCGCTGTGCCGCGAGGTCGAGCCCGACCTCGACGAGGGCGTCTACGTGCAGTTCCCCGGCCCCCACTACGAGACGCCCGCCGAGATCGGCATGGTGCGGGCCATCGGCGGCCACCTCGTGGGCATGAGCACCACCCTCGAGGCGATCGCCGCCCGCCAGGCGGGCCTCGAGGTCCTCGGCATCTCGCTCGTCACCAACCTCGCCGCCGGCATCAGCGGCGAGCCGCTCGACCACGCGGAGGTGCTGGAGGCGGGTCGCTCCGCCGCCACCCGGATGGGATCCTTGCTCGGCGCGGTCGTCCCGCGCCTGTGA